The Tubulanus polymorphus chromosome 6, tnTubPoly1.2, whole genome shotgun sequence genome includes a region encoding these proteins:
- the LOC141907180 gene encoding retinoid-inducible serine carboxypeptidase-like yields the protein MATSNRTCFLFVLIMQTGFIRMNKFDTNIDLEAELWNLPQLHGHVKVRENAQMFWWFFNTTSDITSTTRKPLILWIQGGPGRASSGVGNFAEIGAFDQYLKERTENWLQDANVLFIDSPVGVGFSYVTGRSSLADSNEMIVSDLLVLIKTLLTDQLRDFQVSYRLFL from the exons ATGGCAACAAGTAACCGAACATGTTTTCTGTTCGTACTGATTATGCAAACGGGTTTTATTCGAATGAATAAGTTTGACACAAATATCG ATTTGGAAGCAGAACTATGGAATCTACCACAGTTACACGGTCATGTCAAGGTGAGAGAGAATGCTCAAATGTTCTGGTGGTTTTTCAACACAACATCCGACATCACTTCTACGACCAGAAAACCGCTGATCTTGTGGATCCAG GGTGGGCCTGGACGAGCAAGTTCTGGAGTCGGAAATTTTGCGGAGATCGGTGCATTCGATCAGTATCTGAAGGAAAGGACTGAAAATTGG TTACAGGATGCGAATGTATTGTTTATAGACAGCCCTGTAGGAGTCGGTTTTAGTTATGTTACTGGTCGTAGCTCGTTGGCTGATTCGAATGAAATGATCGTCTCTGATTTACTGGTGCTCATTAAAACACTGTTAACAGACCAGCTTCGTGATTTCCAAGTAAGTTACCGActatttctttga
- the LOC141907181 gene encoding retinoid-inducible serine carboxypeptidase-like, producing MFAEALHQEVLAGGIKCRLSGVGLLSPTIDLTPNLMNYGPYLHAMGQVDIDGKADIMRRMSSVKYYMNVQDYSNAFYSFKKSLRRLRGLDRNTYDPLHLAYRPTRHLSDFMNGPVQKYLAHISRYRWNDFNWDVFYSQSKSYMKPASKSVEYLLRQKNIKIAIFVGQLDFIANPVGTETWLYRLKWLGKKAFYDAPRRQISDPNNLHITIAGLKNYRNLYLYWVNGAGHMIPRDKPRAARLIMKDFLRIT from the exons ATGTTCGCTGAAGCTCTACACCAG GAGGTGTTAGCTGGTGGAATCAAGTGCAGACTGTCCGGGGTCGGTCTTCTCAGTCCTACGATCGATCTTACGCCAAATCTGATGAACTACGGACCGTATTTACACGCTATG GGTCAAGTGGATATTGATGGTAAAGCTGATATAATGAGAAGAATGTCCTCAGTGAAATACTATATGAATGTGCAGGATTACAGTAACGCTTTCTACAGTTTCAAGAAGTCGTTGCGCCGACTGCGAGGTTTAGACCGTAACACGTACGATCCGTTACACCTGGCGTATCGACCTACTCGCCATCTATCGGACTTTATGAACGGACCTGTGCAAAAATATCTAGCACATATATCGCGTTACCGCTGGAATG ATTTCAATTGGGATGTCTTCTATTCACAATCGAAATCCTACATGAAACCAGCTTCAAAATCAG TCGAATATTTGTTACGTCAGAAGAACATTAAGATTGCCATATTCGTCGGTCAGTTAGATTTTATAGCTAATCCAGTAG GGACAGAGACTTGGTTATATCGACTGAAGTGGCTTGGGAAAAAAGCGTTTTACGATGCGCCAAGACGTCAAATATCCGACCCAAACAACTTGCATATCACAATAGCTGGTTTAAAAAACTACCGAAATCTATATCTATATTGGGTGAACGGTGCAGGACATATG ATACCAAGAGACAAACCGAGGGCAGCGAGACTTATAATGAAAGATTTCCTAAGaatcacctga
- the LOC141907182 gene encoding lactosylceramide 1,3-N-acetyl-beta-D-glucosaminyltransferase A-like has product MKRKQIQKWIFFVVLICGLANLFGYMTYVHSQSYNAMAVRINGSRTDTDNEPDATQLSAAVFHEERNKYMTNSYDNNDSVNITTKTYVQYKSNAHDNLNSIQHSLKSRSSSNSVTNNNVKPTRSRSVSHRTKIAHFNGVLNTDLGYIHNNIKICNSQLHIDMVIGVTSAVPNIRRRAVIRETWGAYRNAKVKLIFIVGRGNASVQRQIEAESLRHGDVVQRDFRDTYRNLTLKSSALFEWVTHFCNQSSFVLKADDDMFVNIPSLVHKLKEQNKRWGPKFFYCYFLKKSSPFRSKDSKWYTTMQDYGR; this is encoded by the exons ATGAAgagaaaacaaattcaaaaatggaTATTTTTCGTCGTTCTGATTTGTGGACTCGCAAATCTGTTCGGTTACATGACGTACGTGCACTCGCAATCGTACAACGCAATGGCGGTGCGTATCAACGGTTCACGGACGGACACGGACAACGAACCGGACGCGACGCAGCTCAGCGCTGCCGTCTTTCACGAGGAGAGAAACAAGTACATGACGAATTCGTATGATAATAACGATAGTGTAAATATCACGACGAAAACGTACGTTCAATATAAATCTAATGCTCACGATAATTTAAACAGTATTCAACACAGTTTAAAATCACGATCTTCATCAAACTCTGTCACTAATAATAACGTTAAACCTACACGATCACGCTCAGTTTCTCATAGGACTAAAATCGCTCATTTCAACGGTGTTCTCAACACGGATCTCGGGTATATTCAtaacaatatcaaaatatgcaaTTCTCAACTTCACATCGACATGGTGATAGGGGTCACGAGCGCCGTGCCGAACATCAGACGTCGCGCCGTCATACGAGAAACGTGGGGCGCTTATCGAAACGCCAAAGTCAAACTGATATTCATCGTCGGACGCGGTAACGCTTCCGTGCAACGTCAAATCGAAGCGGAAAGTCTACGTCACGGCGACGTCGTCCAACGGGATTTTCGAGATACGTATCGTAATCTGACGCTCAAATCGTCCGCTTTATTCGAATGGGTGACGCATTTCTGTAACCAATCATCGTTCGTGCTGAAGGCAGACGACGATATGTTCGTTAACATACCGTCGCTCGTACACAAATTGAAAGAACAAAACAAACGCTGGGGACCGAAGTTTTTCTATTGCTATTTCTTGAAGAAATCGTCGCCGTTCAGAAGTAAAGACAGTAAATGGTACACGACGATGCAAGA CTACGGCCGTTGA